Proteins encoded within one genomic window of Oryza brachyantha chromosome 7, ObraRS2, whole genome shotgun sequence:
- the LOC102714108 gene encoding vacuolar-sorting receptor 1-like — MAIGLSLSPSVDPRRDEYRSNRSPEPHDTHVPRAAKRKKTLANSTLIGCLPWKHSKFQPRMARGRRDRGHGHLSQIDPLLHSPLLPRKPRPFSFLPTKLPPTPPTRRFPSKTPPFSLILAREKVTEMGLPAAWRRWALLLVVVASMAGEAAGRFVVEKNSLRVTSPAGLRGVYECAIGNFGMPQYGGTMHGVVVYPKANRKACKAFDEFDLSFKPKSGGLPVFLLVDRGDCYFTTKGWNAQSAGAAAVLVADDRVEPLITMDSPESSGTDYIEKITVPSALVTKKFGDDLKKSLENGDMVNVLLDWRESLPHPDERVEYEFWTNSNDECGAKCDMQMNFVRRFRGTAQVLEKRGYTQFTPHYITWYCPEAFVLSKQCKSQCINHGRYCAPDPEQDFNIGYDGKDVVLQNLLQICLFKVANETRKPWVWWDYVHDFSIRCPMKEKKYNRECANGVIKSLGLDIEKINKCVGDPDADEENPVLKAEQDAQIGHGSRGDVTILPTLVVNNKQYRGKLEKSAVLKAVCSGFEETTEPDVCLSEDIQTNECLENNGGCWQDKTNNFTACKDTFRGRVCECPVARGVKFVGDGYTHCEASGVGRCQINNGGCWKETRNGKTVSACSNEESKGCKCPPGFKGDGINSCEDIDECKDKLFCQCKDCTCDNTWGSYECSCGGNNMLYMREHDTCISKVGSSSVGWGFLWVIFFGLALAGVGAYAVYKYRLRSYMDSEIRAIMAQYMPLENQETQNQHRPVEHADI; from the exons ATGGCGATCGGGCTGTCGTTGTCGCCTTCCGTTGACCCTCGAAGAG acGAGTACAGGAGTAACCGGTCCCCGGAGCCTCACGATACCCACGTCCCACGAGCAGCGAAACGAAAGAAAACACTTGCAAACAGTACACTCATCGGCTGCCTGCCTTGGAAGCATTCCAAGTTCCAACCCCGGATGGCACGAGGACGACGCGAccgcggccacggccac CTTAGTCAAATCGATCCTTTATTGCACTCGCCTCTGCTCCCGCGAAAGCCTcgccctttttcttttctccctaCCAAGCTACCCCCAACCCCCCCGACCCGGCGATTTCCATCCAAGACCCCACCTTTCTCTTTGATCTTGGCGCGCGAGAAGGTGACGGAGATGGGGTTGCCCGCCGCATGGAGGAGGTGGGCTCTCCTCCTCGTGGTGGTGGCGTCCAtggcgggggaggcggcggggaggtTCGTGGTGGAGAAGAACAGCCTGCGGGtcacgtcgccggcggggctGCGCGGCGTCTACGAGTGCGCCATCGGCAACTTCGGGATGCCGCAGTACGGGGGCACCATGCACGGGGTCGTCGTCTACCCCAAGGCCAACAGGAAGGCGTGCAAGGCCTTCGACGAATTCGACCTCTCCTTCAAGCCCAAGTCCGGCGGCCTCCCCGTCTTCCTTCTCGTCGATCGCGGAG ACTGCTACTTCACAACAAAGGGATGGAATGCGCAAAGCGCTGGAGCTGCAGCAGTTCTTGTTGCTGATGACAGAGTGGAACCTTTGATTACAATGGACTCACCAGAGTCTAGTGGCACAGATTACATAGAGAAAATTACTGTTCCTTCGGCACTTGTAACGAAGAAATTTGGGGACGACCTTAAGAAATCGCTGGAAAACGGAGATATGGTAAATGTCCTTCTGGATTGGAGGGAATCTCTCCCTCATCCTGATGAGCGTGTAGAGTATGAGTTCTGGACAAACAGCAATGACGAATGTGGTGCGAAATGTGACATGCAAATGAATTTTGTGAGGAGATTCAGAGGAACAGCACAAGTGCTTGAGAAAAGGGGTTATACTCAGTTCACTCCTCACTATATTACGTGGTATTGTCCGGAAGCTTTCGTCCTGAGCAAACAGTGCAAATCTCAGTGTATTAATCATGGGAGATACTGCGCTCCAGATCCAGAGCAGGATTTCAACATTGGATACGATGGAAAAGATGTCGTGCTTCAGAACCTGCTTCAGATTTGTTTGTTCAAGGTTGCTAATGAAACTCGCAAGCCATGGGTCTGGTGGGATTATGTACACGACTTTTCAATTAGGTGCCCAATGAAGGAGAAGAAGTACAACCGCGAATGTGCTAATGGTGTTATCAAGTCACTTG GATTGGATATTGAGAAGATCAACAAGTGTGTGGGAGACCCTGATGCTGATGAAGAAAACCCTGTACTCAAAGCGGAACAAGATGCTCAA ATTGGTCATGGCTCTCGAGGAGATGTCACTATACTGCCAACCCTTGTTGTCAATAACAAGCAATACAGAG GCAAGCTGGAGAAAAGTGCTGTGCTAAAAGCAGTATGCTCAGGATTTGAGGAGACAACAGAACCTGATGTTTGTTTGAGTGAAG ATATTCAAACAAATGAATGTTTGGAGAACAATGGAGGGTGTTGGCAGGACAAGACTAATAATTTTACTGCGTGCAAG GACACCTTCCGTGGGCGAGTTTGTGAATGCCCTGTTGCCCGTGGTGTAAAGTTCGTTGGTGATGGCTACACTCACTGTGAAG CTTCTGGTGTTGGTAGGTGCCAAATCAACAACGGAGGCTGTTGGAAGGAAACTAGAAACGGGAAAACTGTTTCTGCCTGCTCA AACGAAGAATCTAAAGGCTGCAAATGCCCACCAGGTTTCAAGGGTGATGGCATAAACAGTTGTGAAG ATATTGATGAATGCAAAGACAAACTTTTCTGCCAGTGCAAGGACTGCACTTGTGACAATACATGGGGAAGCTATGAATGTAGCTGTGGTGGTAATAATATGTTATACATGAGAGAGCATGACACTTGCATCA GCAAAGTTGGTTCTTCGTCAGTGGGTTGGGGCTTCCTTTGGGTCATTTTCTTTGGCCTCGCTTTGGCTGGAGTTGGAGCATATGCTGTATACAAATATCGGCTACGG AGTTACATGGATTCAGAGATTCGCGCGATCATGGCTCAATACATGCCCCTGGAGAACCAAGAAACACAGAATCAACATCGTCCTGTGGAGCATGCTGACATCTGA